One Coccinella septempunctata chromosome X, icCocSept1.1, whole genome shotgun sequence genomic window carries:
- the LOC123322396 gene encoding craniofacial development protein 2-like, with amino-acid sequence MKRKVDIIVLSETKKKGIGSESLREYIHFFSGVGKDQRAKAGVSILIHNKYKNKIRSWEPLSERFIKVTIQLRGRSITILGVYVLNDDAAVQAKDNFEEALREIIEDIPNSHEIIVAGDLNARVGRQRSSKVVGIHGEEVLNNNGERLINICEEYELKIMNTFFAHKNIHKYTWYQHTRGLKSIIDYLIIKQRSGLVVKDVRVNRGAECGSDHRLVMAKIYITFIGNTLQKEAKDTDNIDYQKFNLESLQHASTRRLYSSRLEQKLTISSRSIEDEYQHIKDCIKKAAEEALGNAMKKSNKPFWWDNDIEGKILAKKETYLKLLQTNDDETRAEYKRMNREIKQQVIKKKNNEWEKRCQYIDNQLGGTRS; translated from the coding sequence ATGAAACGGAAAGTGGATATCATCGTTCTATCAGAGACCAAGAAAAAGGGAATCGGAAGTGAGAGTCTAAGAGAGTATATACACTTCTTCTCTGGTGTAGGGAAAGATCAAAGAGCCAAAGCCGGTGTATCCATCCTGATTCAtaacaaatataaaaacaaaataagatCTTGGGAGCCACTGAGTGAAAGATTTATTAAAGTGACGATTCAACTTCGGGGAAGAAGTATAACAATTTTAGGCGTATACGTTTTAAACGATGACGCTGCAGTCCAGGCCAAAGACAATTTTGAGGAAGCTCTAAGAGAAATTATAGAGGACATTCCAAATAGCCATGAAATAATTGTTGCAGGAGATCTCAATGCGAGAGTCGGGAGACAGCGCAGCAGCAAAGTGGTAGGTATACACGGAGAGGAGGTACTGAATAACAATGGAGAGAGATTAATAAATATCTGTGAAGAATATGAgctgaaaattatgaatacCTTCTTTGCCCACAAGAATATACACAAATATACCTGGTACCAACACACCAGAGGTTTAAAATCTATAATAGATTACCTAATAATCAAGCAAAGATCTGGCTTGGTAGTGAAAGATGTACGAGTAAATAGAGGGGCTGAATGTGGATCTGATCATAGACTTGTAATGGCCAAAATTTATATAACATTTATTGGAAACACCCTACAGAAAGAAGCAAAAGATACCGATAACATAGATTATCAGAAATTCAATCTGGAAAGTTTACAACACGCAAGTACAAGACGATTATATTCATCGAGACTAGAACAGAAGCTAACAATCTCAAGTCGATCCATAGAAGACGAATATCAGCATATAAAAGATTGTATCAAAAAAGCTGCTGAAGAGGCCCTTGGAAATGCCATGAAGAAATCTAATAAACCGTTCTGGTGGGATAATGATATTGAAGGGAAAATTCTAGCCAAAAAAGAAACATACTTGAAGCTTTTACAGACAAACGACGATGAGACTCGAGCGGAATATAAACGGATGAACAGAGAAATCAAACAACAagttataaaaaagaaaaataatgaatggGAGAAAAGGTGCCAATATATCGATAACCAACTAGGAGGTACTAGGAGCTAG